Proteins encoded within one genomic window of Empedobacter falsenii:
- a CDS encoding TonB-dependent siderophore receptor, whose product MKKVTIVLSLLYACITSAQEKDSIQTNTLGEVIINTFIKKDTDTSNKMPLKFIENPQVFSSIDKSVLDHQVIFTVDDAYRNVTGLQKMWNSTGRSGDGGAYVTLRGFVSNNSLRNGLVAPVSTTIDAVNLERLEVLKGPSATMFGSNVTSYGGVVNRITKKPHENFDGSVSIAGGSYNYYRASADINAPVTNDNKLMFRVNTAYTNSGTFQKKNSGNEYFAFAPSLRYKPNDRLDINVDLEMYENNAMAEQMFFYLAGNPSLGINNMKDFERVLGLDYKQSYVGDGLKAKSKVRNLFGQINYKINDHIKSSTNISNAYSQSNGFSPYFYVAPESTYTKNPLDTELGVMRADQSTRDSKKTIFQLQQNFNFDYTFGKMRNRTVVGLDYMQTKNNQMFISGDFDWVPFKNGNYSNMNNHTLQDFYNTSNSVGEYPIIGELNTYSAYISNVFTPVQGLNILASIRYENNDSKRGNLYNNPTEPYSQSAWSPKFGFVYEFVPTKFSVFGNYQNSFKSNGYYAIDKENTQVLSDPEKGNQFEGGFKMNIFNNKINATLSYYNINVKNSLLYTGEYTDTFQSVQSQSGKVKSEGVELELNAYLVKGFSLVGGLAYNNAKIEENPTDTSLEGTRPTTAGSEWLANFNASYQFLDGKIKGLGFGIGANYASKNQVNSTFYLPEYFIVNANAFFDAKKFRIGVKVDNLTNEHYWIGYTTANPQQLVNVSGSLTYKF is encoded by the coding sequence ATGAAAAAAGTAACAATAGTACTTTCATTATTATATGCGTGCATTACTTCTGCACAAGAAAAAGATTCAATACAGACAAATACATTAGGCGAAGTAATTATCAATACTTTTATAAAAAAAGATACCGATACTTCAAATAAAATGCCGTTGAAGTTTATCGAGAATCCTCAAGTTTTTTCGAGTATTGATAAATCAGTTTTAGATCATCAAGTTATTTTTACAGTAGACGATGCTTATCGTAATGTAACTGGTTTACAAAAAATGTGGAATTCTACCGGTCGATCTGGAGATGGAGGAGCTTATGTTACTTTAAGAGGTTTTGTTTCCAACAACTCTTTACGTAACGGTTTGGTAGCCCCTGTTTCTACTACAATAGATGCTGTAAACTTAGAAAGATTAGAAGTATTGAAAGGTCCTTCTGCTACAATGTTTGGTAGTAATGTTACGTCTTATGGAGGTGTTGTAAATAGAATTACAAAAAAACCGCATGAAAATTTTGATGGATCAGTAAGTATTGCAGGTGGAAGTTATAATTACTACCGTGCATCTGCAGATATTAATGCTCCAGTTACGAATGATAATAAATTAATGTTTAGAGTCAATACAGCGTATACAAATTCTGGTACTTTTCAGAAAAAAAATAGTGGAAATGAATATTTTGCTTTTGCTCCATCATTACGTTACAAACCGAATGATCGATTAGATATCAACGTTGATCTTGAAATGTACGAAAATAATGCAATGGCTGAGCAGATGTTTTTTTACTTAGCAGGTAATCCTTCTTTAGGGATTAATAATATGAAAGATTTTGAAAGAGTTTTGGGATTAGATTACAAACAATCTTATGTTGGAGATGGTCTTAAAGCCAAATCAAAAGTCAGAAATTTATTTGGTCAAATAAATTATAAAATTAACGATCATATTAAATCATCTACGAATATTAGTAATGCTTATTCTCAATCGAATGGATTTAGCCCATATTTTTATGTTGCTCCAGAAAGTACTTATACTAAAAATCCATTAGATACAGAATTAGGCGTTATGCGTGCAGATCAATCAACAAGAGATAGTAAAAAAACAATTTTCCAATTACAACAAAATTTTAATTTCGATTATACATTTGGTAAAATGAGAAATAGAACGGTTGTTGGTTTAGATTATATGCAAACCAAAAATAATCAAATGTTTATTTCTGGTGATTTTGATTGGGTTCCGTTTAAAAATGGAAATTATTCAAACATGAATAATCATACTTTACAAGATTTTTATAATACTTCGAATTCGGTTGGTGAATATCCAATAATAGGTGAATTAAATACGTATAGTGCTTATATATCAAATGTTTTTACACCAGTACAAGGATTAAATATTTTAGCTTCTATTCGTTACGAGAATAACGATTCTAAAAGAGGTAATTTATATAATAACCCAACAGAACCATATTCACAATCAGCTTGGTCTCCAAAGTTTGGATTTGTATATGAATTTGTTCCAACTAAATTCTCTGTTTTTGGTAATTACCAAAATAGTTTCAAAAGCAATGGATATTATGCCATAGATAAAGAAAATACTCAAGTTCTTTCTGATCCTGAAAAAGGAAATCAATTTGAAGGAGGTTTTAAAATGAATATTTTTAATAATAAAATTAATGCGACCTTAAGTTATTATAATATCAATGTCAAAAATTCTTTATTATATACAGGAGAATATACTGATACTTTTCAATCTGTTCAATCACAATCAGGAAAGGTAAAAAGTGAAGGGGTAGAATTAGAGCTTAATGCTTATCTAGTGAAAGGATTTTCGCTAGTAGGAGGTTTGGCTTATAATAATGCAAAAATTGAAGAAAATCCAACAGATACTTCTTTAGAAGGAACAAGACCTACAACTGCTGGTTCTGAGTGGTTAGCAAATTTTAATGCAAGTTATCAATTCTTAGATGGTAAAATAAAAGGATTAGGATTCGGAATTGGAGCAAACTATGCGAGCAAAAATCAAGTAAATAGCACCTTTTATTTACCAGAATATTTTATCGTAAATGCAAATGCTTTTTTCGATGCGAAGAAATTTAGAATAGGTGTAAAAGTAGATAATCTAACAAATGAACATTATTGGATTGGTTATACAACAGCAAATCCACAACAGTTAGTAAATGTTTCGGGAAGTCTTACATATAAATTTTAA